A genomic region of Coriobacteriaceae bacterium contains the following coding sequences:
- a CDS encoding ATP-binding cassette domain-containing protein: MTQELLRLHDAKVKMDGRVILDVDDFVINQGEHIVVLGPNGSGKSTLVKLLTKEIEPVWRETPPVLFMGQPDPSEETLIETVGLVSTDVQERMMVHRTVFDIVLGGFFGSVGVPFHIGASDEQVEQARKAIREIGIPSLSERDMLTLSTGQARRALIARALINGPALLIFDEPTLGLDPEGAWNMRQSLSALAKAGHTVLVITHNVGDIMPEFERVVMLQDAHIVADGPKEEVLTTQKLRHLFGVPITLVEMDGRYHLQ; encoded by the coding sequence ATGACCCAGGAACTGCTTCGTCTTCATGACGCAAAAGTAAAGATGGACGGCCGTGTAATCCTCGACGTCGATGACTTCGTCATCAACCAAGGCGAACACATCGTCGTGCTCGGACCCAATGGCTCGGGCAAGTCGACGCTGGTCAAACTGCTCACCAAGGAAATCGAGCCGGTTTGGCGCGAGACGCCGCCGGTGCTCTTCATGGGCCAGCCCGATCCCTCCGAGGAGACCCTCATCGAGACCGTGGGCCTCGTGTCCACCGATGTGCAGGAGCGCATGATGGTGCACCGCACGGTGTTCGACATCGTGCTCGGCGGCTTTTTCGGAAGCGTCGGCGTGCCCTTCCACATCGGTGCCTCCGACGAGCAGGTCGAGCAGGCGCGCAAGGCCATCCGCGAGATTGGCATCCCGTCGCTGTCCGAGCGCGACATGCTCACGCTTTCCACGGGCCAGGCGCGCCGCGCGCTCATCGCCCGTGCCCTCATCAACGGCCCCGCGCTGCTCATCTTCGACGAGCCGACGCTCGGCCTCGATCCCGAGGGTGCCTGGAACATGCGCCAGTCGCTGTCTGCACTGGCCAAGGCCGGTCACACGGTTCTCGTCATCACGCATAACGTCGGCGACATCATGCCGGAGTTCGAGCGTGTGGTCATGCTACAGGATGCGCACATCGTTGCCGATGGTCCCAAGGAAGAGGTCCTCACGACGCAGAAGCTGCGCCACCTCTTTGGCGTACCCATCACGCTCGTCGAGATGGATGGGCGCTATCACCTGCAGTAG
- the typA gene encoding translational GTPase TypA — MLQEHIRNIAIIAHVDHGKTTLVDRLLQTAGVFRENQQVEERVLDSNDQERERGITILSKNVSIRYKDVKINVIDTPGHADFGGEVERVLKMADGVLLLVDAFEGPMPQTRFVLKHALSLNLVPIVVINKIDRPGARPDEVLDEVFELMLELGASDEQLDFTTVYASAMNGYARLDPDDGNMDMLPLLDTILEHIPAPDVDPDGPVAMQICTVDHSEYVGRIGTGRLFSGSIEAGQQVLVIKNNGTTRYETTIKHLYTFEALGREEAQSAEAGDIIAIVGVEDADVGDVVTDIENPVEMEPIEVEEPTLSVIFEASSSPLVGKEGDIVGGRQLKERLMREGEANISMRIEELEDKSGIEVAGRGILHLSVLMETMRREGYEFQVGRPRVLYKTIDGVKMEPIEDASVETPEEYSGKIIELFGTAGGEMTNMTTHQDQTVLSFKIPTRGIMGLRTKILNASHGEAIFSHRFSEYGPMRGELGMRKNGAMVAMHSDKAVAYALDTLQQRGTLYVEPGDECYEGMIVGENAKEGDMDVNVSKTKQLGNQRASSADKAIMLTPPVKFTLEEALEYIADDELVEITPKSIRLRKRTLDKIGRKKERARALGK; from the coding sequence ATGCTTCAAGAACATATCCGCAACATCGCCATCATCGCGCACGTCGATCACGGCAAGACCACACTCGTCGATCGCCTTCTGCAAACTGCCGGTGTCTTCCGCGAGAACCAGCAAGTCGAGGAGCGCGTCTTGGACTCCAACGATCAGGAGCGCGAGCGCGGCATCACGATTCTCTCCAAGAACGTCTCCATCCGCTACAAGGACGTGAAGATCAATGTCATCGACACGCCGGGCCATGCCGACTTCGGTGGCGAGGTCGAGCGCGTGCTCAAGATGGCCGACGGCGTCTTGTTGCTGGTCGATGCCTTCGAGGGCCCCATGCCGCAGACGCGTTTCGTTCTCAAGCATGCCCTCAGCCTCAATCTGGTGCCCATCGTCGTCATCAACAAGATCGACCGCCCGGGTGCGCGCCCCGACGAAGTCCTCGACGAGGTCTTCGAGCTCATGCTCGAGCTGGGCGCAAGCGATGAGCAACTCGACTTCACGACTGTCTACGCGAGCGCGATGAACGGCTATGCGCGCCTCGATCCGGACGACGGCAACATGGATATGCTGCCGCTGCTCGATACCATCCTCGAGCATATTCCCGCGCCCGATGTCGACCCGGACGGCCCCGTCGCCATGCAGATTTGCACGGTCGACCATTCCGAGTACGTGGGTCGTATCGGCACGGGTCGCCTGTTCTCCGGCTCCATCGAAGCTGGTCAGCAGGTGCTTGTCATCAAGAACAACGGCACTACTCGCTACGAGACCACCATCAAGCACCTCTACACCTTCGAGGCCCTGGGCCGCGAGGAAGCGCAGAGCGCCGAAGCCGGTGACATCATCGCCATCGTCGGCGTCGAGGACGCGGACGTGGGCGACGTGGTGACCGACATCGAGAACCCCGTCGAGATGGAGCCCATCGAGGTCGAGGAGCCAACGCTTTCGGTCATCTTCGAGGCATCCTCGAGCCCGCTTGTGGGCAAGGAAGGCGATATCGTCGGTGGCCGTCAGCTCAAGGAGCGCCTCATGCGCGAGGGCGAGGCCAACATCTCGATGCGCATCGAGGAACTCGAGGACAAAAGCGGCATCGAAGTCGCTGGTCGTGGCATCCTGCACCTTTCCGTGCTCATGGAGACCATGCGCCGCGAGGGCTATGAGTTCCAGGTCGGGCGCCCCCGCGTGCTTTACAAGACCATTGACGGCGTTAAGATGGAGCCCATCGAGGACGCGTCGGTCGAGACGCCCGAGGAGTACTCGGGCAAGATCATCGAGCTCTTTGGCACGGCCGGCGGCGAGATGACCAACATGACCACGCACCAGGACCAGACGGTCCTCTCCTTCAAGATCCCGACGCGCGGCATCATGGGCCTGCGCACCAAGATACTCAACGCGAGTCACGGCGAGGCCATCTTCAGCCACCGTTTCTCGGAGTATGGCCCCATGCGTGGTGAGCTCGGCATGCGCAAGAACGGCGCCATGGTTGCCATGCATTCCGACAAGGCCGTCGCCTACGCGCTCGACACGCTGCAGCAGCGTGGCACGCTCTACGTCGAGCCCGGCGACGAGTGCTACGAGGGCATGATCGTGGGCGAAAACGCCAAGGAAGGCGACATGGATGTGAACGTGTCGAAGACCAAGCAGCTCGGCAATCAGCGTGCGTCGAGCGCCGACAAGGCCATCATGCTCACGCCTCCGGTCAAGTTCACGCTCGAGGAGGCACTCGAATACATTGCCGATGACGAGCTCGTCGAGATCACTCCCAAATCGATTCGCTTGCGCAAGCGCACGCTCGATAAGATTGGAAGAAAGAAGGAACGCGCCCGTGCATTGGGCAAATAG
- a CDS encoding energy-coupling factor transporter ATPase, which translates to MSIAFEQVSFFYDDEHDALQNIDLVVEDGEFLGVIGHTGSGKSTLVQLMNALLVPTAGCVLVDGLDTRERKLRREVRTKVGLAFQYPETQLFANTVAEDVAFGPRNLGLSDDEVNRRVREALDHVGLDYDAIAQRSPFDLSGGQQRRVALAGILAMEPSVLVLDEPAAGMDPATVDEIRNYLRDLNDQGLTIVLVSHSMDDVAELCSRIVVLDHGVLHMQGTPDELFTAQNAAELRRINLDVPRATKFALELAQRGLVLPEPILDEQQLVEALITLHA; encoded by the coding sequence GTGTCAATTGCTTTCGAACAGGTGAGCTTCTTCTACGATGACGAGCATGACGCCCTCCAGAACATCGACCTCGTCGTGGAGGATGGCGAATTTCTGGGCGTTATTGGTCACACTGGCTCGGGTAAGTCAACGCTCGTGCAGCTCATGAACGCCCTGCTCGTTCCCACAGCCGGCTGCGTGCTCGTGGATGGGCTCGATACGCGCGAGCGCAAGCTGCGTCGCGAGGTGCGCACGAAGGTTGGCTTGGCTTTCCAATACCCCGAGACGCAACTTTTTGCCAATACGGTTGCCGAAGACGTCGCCTTTGGTCCTCGCAACTTGGGATTATCTGATGACGAGGTTAATCGGCGTGTGCGAGAGGCCCTCGATCATGTGGGGTTGGATTACGACGCTATCGCGCAACGAAGCCCCTTCGATCTCTCGGGCGGTCAGCAGCGTCGCGTGGCGCTTGCCGGCATACTCGCGATGGAGCCGAGCGTGCTCGTGCTCGATGAGCCTGCTGCCGGCATGGATCCGGCGACGGTGGACGAGATTCGCAATTACCTGCGTGACCTCAACGATCAGGGCCTCACCATTGTGCTTGTTTCGCATTCGATGGATGACGTCGCCGAGCTCTGTTCGCGCATCGTCGTGCTCGATCATGGCGTGCTGCACATGCAGGGAACACCCGACGAGCTGTTCACGGCGCAAAACGCTGCCGAGTTGCGTCGCATCAACCTTGATGTGCCCCGCGCCACGAAGTTTGCCCTAGAATTGGCACAACGCGGGCTCGTATTGCCCGAGCCCATTCTCGATGAGCAACAGCTTGTCGAGGCGCTGATTACGTTGCATGCGTGA
- a CDS encoding energy-coupling factor transporter ATPase — translation MGDGLDNPGKISFDHVSFTYKADAPCVLDDICLDIEAGQFVAVLGANGSGKSTLAKHINALLTPTSGCVAVGGLDTRDEHSVFAIRESAGMVFQNPDNQAVASVVRDDVAFGPENLGLAPDEIRARVEEALATVAMQDHALDGIESLSGGQKQRIAIAGVLAMRPRILILDEPGAMLDARGRRGITRVAHELNADGMTVVLITHFMEDALGADRVVVLDRGRIALEGTPDEVFTDATALRALRLELPFSIQLAEDLRVRGVEVGMGLSEEKLEEELCQLLSNR, via the coding sequence ATGGGTGACGGCCTCGACAATCCAGGCAAGATTTCGTTCGATCACGTATCGTTTACGTACAAGGCAGATGCACCCTGCGTGCTCGATGACATCTGCCTGGATATCGAGGCCGGACAATTCGTCGCCGTTCTCGGCGCCAATGGCTCGGGCAAGTCGACGCTGGCCAAGCACATCAACGCGCTGCTTACGCCCACGAGCGGATGTGTCGCGGTAGGCGGCCTCGATACGCGCGATGAGCACAGCGTCTTTGCCATCCGGGAGAGCGCGGGCATGGTGTTCCAGAATCCCGACAATCAGGCAGTCGCCTCCGTCGTGCGCGACGACGTCGCCTTCGGCCCGGAAAACCTTGGCCTCGCTCCCGACGAGATTCGCGCGCGCGTCGAAGAGGCGCTTGCGACCGTTGCCATGCAAGATCATGCGCTTGACGGAATCGAAAGTTTGTCCGGCGGCCAAAAGCAGCGTATCGCCATCGCGGGCGTTCTGGCCATGCGGCCGCGAATCCTCATACTCGACGAGCCGGGCGCCATGCTCGATGCACGCGGCAGGCGCGGCATCACGCGCGTGGCCCACGAGCTCAATGCCGACGGAATGACCGTCGTGCTCATCACGCACTTCATGGAAGACGCGCTTGGCGCCGACCGCGTCGTCGTGCTCGATCGCGGACGCATCGCGCTCGAGGGCACGCCTGATGAGGTCTTTACCGATGCCACGGCGCTGCGTGCGTTGCGCCTCGAGCTGCCGTTCTCGATTCAACTCGCGGAGGACCTGCGCGTGCGAGGTGTCGAGGTCGGGATGGGGCTTTCCGAGGAGAAGCTGGAGGAGGAGCTGTGTCAATTGCTTTCGAACAGGTGA
- a CDS encoding ECF transporter S component produces the protein MSEISHAGGSVTPQQSRKAAWSTRKLVLLALFTALSLILSFIEAPIFPAAPFLKYDPSAVIAGFAACGLGVGAGLLVGIASAAIHGLIMGDPWGSLMTIIAVACWIVPMALIYRTKGTRTTLLIGIVVGSVLSLAGAIVGNLLITPIYTGTNVATVAAMIIPILLPFNALKIVINDVLAFVLYKPVENLMSKD, from the coding sequence ATGTCCGAAATCTCTCACGCAGGCGGGAGCGTCACCCCGCAGCAATCACGCAAGGCCGCATGGAGCACGCGCAAGCTCGTCCTGCTTGCGCTCTTCACGGCGCTTTCGCTCATCCTGTCCTTCATCGAGGCGCCCATCTTTCCCGCGGCACCGTTTCTGAAGTACGACCCGTCGGCCGTCATCGCGGGCTTTGCCGCCTGCGGCCTTGGTGTGGGTGCTGGCTTGCTCGTGGGCATTGCCTCGGCTGCCATCCATGGCCTCATCATGGGTGATCCTTGGGGCTCGCTCATGACCATCATCGCCGTGGCATGCTGGATCGTGCCCATGGCGCTCATCTATCGCACCAAGGGGACGCGTACGACGCTGCTCATCGGCATCGTCGTAGGCTCTGTCCTCTCGCTGGCCGGCGCCATCGTGGGCAATCTGCTCATCACGCCCATATACACGGGGACGAACGTAGCAACGGTCGCAGCCATGATCATTCCCATCCTGCTTCCCTTCAACGCGCTCAAGATCGTCATCAACGACGTGCTCGCCTTCGTGCTCTACAAGCCGGTCGAGAACCTCATGTCCAAGGACTAG
- a CDS encoding aminotransferase class I/II-fold pyridoxal phosphate-dependent enzyme: MTEYKDLSTDEMRTLYDALEKQYEKYCALNLELNMARGKPSPEQLELSMPMLDCVNSTSDCHAADGTDCRNYGVLAGLPEARTFIASMLDVAPEQVIVCGASSLNVMFDTIARAWISGLGGQLPWSKLDSVKFICPVPGYDRHFAICEHFGIEMIPVELGEDGPDVAKVARLVADPAVKGIWCVPQYSNPCGYTYSDEVVRGLTALEPAASDFRIFWDNAYAVHHLYDEPTQQDHVLNIIDACADAGNPDMVFEFCSTSKVTLPGAGISAFVSSVANVNEMLAAMGAQTIGFDKLNQLRHVRFLEDAEGVAAHMSKHAELLRPRFEKVLEIFDEDLGGTGIGSWTHPRGGYFISFTGLDGTAKATVAKAKEAGVALTGAGATWPYGNDPHDSNIRIAPSFPSIEELEQAARIFTVCARMTALEKLMGE; this comes from the coding sequence ATGACCGAGTACAAGGACCTGAGCACAGACGAGATGCGCACGCTCTACGACGCGCTTGAGAAGCAATACGAGAAGTATTGCGCCTTGAATCTCGAGCTCAACATGGCCCGTGGCAAGCCGAGTCCCGAACAGCTCGAGCTCAGCATGCCGATGCTCGACTGCGTTAACTCGACAAGCGACTGCCACGCCGCCGACGGCACCGACTGCCGTAATTATGGCGTACTTGCCGGCCTGCCCGAAGCACGTACGTTCATCGCCAGCATGCTCGATGTTGCGCCCGAGCAAGTCATCGTGTGCGGCGCCTCGAGTCTCAACGTCATGTTCGACACCATCGCACGCGCCTGGATTTCCGGCCTAGGCGGACAGCTGCCCTGGAGCAAGCTCGATAGCGTCAAGTTCATCTGCCCTGTTCCTGGCTATGATCGTCACTTCGCCATCTGCGAGCACTTCGGCATCGAGATGATTCCCGTCGAGCTGGGCGAGGATGGCCCGGACGTCGCCAAGGTCGCGCGCCTCGTGGCAGACCCGGCGGTCAAGGGCATCTGGTGCGTCCCGCAATACTCGAATCCCTGTGGCTACACCTACTCGGACGAAGTCGTGCGCGGGCTGACCGCACTTGAGCCGGCTGCCAGTGACTTCAGGATCTTCTGGGACAATGCCTACGCCGTGCACCATCTCTATGATGAGCCCACGCAGCAGGATCACGTGCTCAACATCATCGATGCTTGCGCCGATGCGGGCAATCCCGACATGGTCTTCGAGTTCTGCTCGACCTCGAAGGTGACGCTTCCCGGAGCGGGTATCTCGGCTTTTGTTTCCAGCGTTGCCAACGTAAATGAAATGCTCGCGGCGATGGGAGCGCAGACCATCGGGTTCGACAAGCTCAACCAGCTGCGCCACGTGCGCTTTTTGGAAGATGCCGAGGGCGTTGCCGCGCACATGAGCAAGCACGCGGAACTGCTGCGTCCGCGTTTCGAGAAGGTGCTCGAGATCTTCGACGAGGACTTGGGTGGTACGGGCATTGGAAGCTGGACCCACCCGCGCGGTGGCTACTTCATCAGCTTCACCGGTCTTGACGGTACAGCCAAGGCGACCGTGGCCAAGGCCAAGGAAGCGGGCGTCGCACTGACGGGCGCTGGCGCAACCTGGCCGTATGGGAATGATCCGCACGACTCCAACATCCGCATCGCTCCGAGCTTCCCGAGCATCGAGGAGCTCGAGCAGGCAGCGCGCATCTTCACCGTTTGCGCGCGCATGACCGCCCTCGAAAAGCTGATGGGGGAATAG
- a CDS encoding rhodanese-like domain-containing protein, whose amino-acid sequence MKYEIVDAAYVLEHLGKMPILDVRPKDMYLESRIPGAVSAPLMEAKEAPEDTTEFFLREVLDAGIDPTKGFIVYCYNGGLAREACDLLENAGNTCQKCYEGSWIDWISDPSRPVEK is encoded by the coding sequence ATGAAATACGAAATCGTTGATGCCGCCTACGTGCTCGAGCATCTTGGCAAGATGCCTATTCTGGACGTGCGTCCCAAGGACATGTACCTGGAAAGCCGCATTCCCGGTGCGGTTTCGGCCCCGCTTATGGAGGCCAAGGAAGCCCCGGAGGACACGACCGAGTTCTTCCTGCGCGAGGTTCTCGACGCGGGAATTGACCCCACCAAGGGCTTCATCGTCTATTGCTATAATGGCGGCCTTGCACGCGAAGCCTGTGACCTGCTCGAGAATGCCGGCAATACCTGCCAGAAGTGCTACGAGGGTAGCTGGATCGACTGGATTTCCGACCCCTCACGCCCCGTTGAGAAATGA